A genomic segment from Mycoplasmopsis arginini encodes:
- a CDS encoding MAGa4850 family ICE element protein, giving the protein MSKVLDYYNASGSERKIIDINNEWYKSYKQKKYDKLSAKAIYLIQTLSKLIISESYVQELKTNKVLLELFLMLLALSKKSVKEELKIEKITFQVLLNFGFKKTSLKLAIRKLCKMKIVNFENGVITLKRKNLRRKNEQYFVIKKDDNIKLFLLNGLETALMHINLKFKSKKLNGKRFTIKRNQTKIYYQTGYFSNFGWNRHKIYKLRKNVCKYLLVLFNQVFNVVRENFKVFEEKTYRGFCYKKFVGWGFSTKVYMLMRI; this is encoded by the coding sequence ATGAGCAAGGTATTAGATTACTACAACGCATCTGGATCAGAAAGAAAAATAATCGATATCAACAACGAATGATATAAGAGCTATAAACAAAAGAAATATGATAAATTATCAGCAAAAGCAATTTATCTAATTCAAACATTATCTAAATTAATTATTTCTGAAAGCTATGTTCAAGAGCTAAAAACTAATAAGGTTTTGTTAGAGCTTTTCTTAATGCTTTTAGCACTATCTAAAAAGTCTGTAAAAGAAGAGCTAAAAATTGAAAAAATAACATTCCAAGTTTTATTAAATTTTGGTTTTAAAAAGACTAGTTTAAAATTAGCAATTAGAAAATTATGTAAAATGAAAATTGTTAATTTCGAAAACGGGGTTATTACATTAAAGAGAAAAAATTTAAGACGTAAAAATGAGCAATATTTCGTTATTAAAAAAGACGACAATATTAAGTTGTTTTTACTAAATGGTTTAGAAACCGCTTTAATGCATATAAATTTAAAATTTAAGTCAAAAAAACTTAATGGAAAACGTTTCACAATTAAGAGAAACCAAACAAAAATTTATTACCAAACTGGATACTTTAGTAATTTTGGATGAAATAGACATAAAATTTATAAATTAAGAAAAAATGTTTGTAAATATTTGCTTGTTTTATTTAACCAAGTATTTAATGTTGTAAGAGAAAATTTTAAAGTTTTTGAAGAAAAAACATATCGGGGTTTTTGTTACAAGAAGTTTGTTGGTTGAGGATTCTCAACAAAAGTTTATATGTTAATGCGAATTTAA
- a CDS encoding integrative conjugal element protein, whose translation MNNIKSNTFMKLEFAKFGLRKKANKDTGFVHDFEFYTSGTHLDYITRDSAVYLQDDNVNKSMLKDEFKTSKLSWREFLNSKVAENNKSLENKSGLYRLFADDPTDLDKTEEKKLLSKISTKQNVWEMIINLGENAVNNFCIDKFEWNDILNDNLKSLLQNNNINPNNITGHWVIHANTEFPHLHLQFWEKVSNVNNHYRSKGTFKKSSLFIFRELILKKLTKNEEYHKLLDTKKEIWSDRKSLKNIFELSNTYFSISKDINTIKTYLKDNHPIYSKAKENIRVKEAIWKVFDYASEANPEFKSQFDIYKNHIKDIKKQKFNDNFNKSLLDKFLADEEKELENQFGNLILKACKNFDLPKFKAFINNDNNSDIKWLMQKWEWELDNIYFQQKRDALAKFNKNIKVRGQLQ comes from the coding sequence ATGAATAATATAAAAAGTAATACATTTATGAAATTAGAGTTTGCTAAATTTGGTTTAAGAAAAAAAGCAAATAAGGATACTGGCTTTGTACATGATTTTGAATTTTACACATCCGGAACGCATTTAGATTATATAACTAGAGATTCAGCTGTTTATTTACAAGATGATAATGTAAATAAAAGTATGTTAAAAGACGAATTTAAAACTTCTAAGTTAAGCTGAAGAGAATTTTTAAATAGTAAAGTTGCTGAAAATAATAAAAGTTTAGAAAATAAATCAGGCTTATATCGGCTTTTTGCTGATGATCCTACTGATCTAGATAAAACTGAAGAGAAAAAACTTTTAAGTAAAATTAGCACAAAGCAAAATGTTTGGGAGATGATAATTAATCTTGGTGAGAATGCTGTAAATAACTTCTGCATCGATAAATTTGAGTGAAATGATATTTTGAATGATAATTTAAAATCACTTTTGCAAAATAATAATATAAATCCTAATAATATAACTGGTCATTGGGTAATACACGCCAACACCGAGTTCCCACACTTACATTTACAATTTTGGGAAAAAGTTTCTAATGTTAATAATCATTATCGAAGCAAGGGAACATTCAAAAAATCAAGTTTGTTTATTTTTAGAGAGCTTATATTAAAGAAACTAACAAAAAATGAGGAATATCATAAATTATTAGATACTAAAAAAGAAATTTGGTCAGATAGAAAGTCATTAAAAAATATTTTTGAACTAAGTAATACTTATTTTTCTATTTCAAAAGATATTAATACTATTAAAACTTATTTAAAAGATAATCATCCAATTTATAGCAAAGCAAAAGAAAATATTAGAGTTAAGGAAGCAATATGAAAAGTCTTTGATTATGCTTCTGAAGCTAATCCTGAATTTAAAAGCCAATTTGACATATATAAAAACCATATTAAGGATATTAAAAAACAAAAGTTTAATGATAATTTTAATAAAAGTTTATTAGATAAATTTCTAGCTGATGAAGAGAAAGAACTAGAAAACCAATTTGGAAACTTAATTTTGAAAGCTTGCAAAAATTTTGACTTACCGAAGTTTAAAGCTTTTATAAATAATGATAATAATTCTGATATAAAGTGATTAATGCAAAAATGAGAATGAGAACTTGATAATATTTATTTTCAACAAAAAAGAGATGCTTTAGCAAAGTTTAATAAAAATATTAAGGTTAGAGGACAATTACAATAA
- a CDS encoding DNA-methyltransferase — translation MNKAYFNEDGFTLYLGDSIKLLKKIKPKSIDMIFADPPYFLSSGGVSCHSGRQVSVDKGDWDKTVTPEEKLSFNKKWIKLCRKVLKDNGTLWISGTLHNIYSIGVALELEGFSIINNITWQKTNPAPNLACRCFTHSTETILWARKQLTPKKKGNHYFDYQLMKEINDGKQMKDVWNIPLVYKNEKKYGKHPTQKPLPLLERILLAASKEGDLILDPFNGSGTTGIACKNLNRRYIGIDESKEYLDLTIKRFEENKI, via the coding sequence ATGAATAAAGCATACTTTAACGAAGATGGATTTACCTTGTATTTAGGTGATTCAATAAAACTATTAAAAAAAATAAAACCAAAGTCTATAGATATGATATTTGCAGATCCTCCGTATTTTTTATCAAGCGGAGGTGTATCTTGTCATTCAGGAAGGCAAGTTTCTGTAGATAAGGGTGATTGAGATAAAACTGTAACACCAGAAGAAAAACTATCTTTTAATAAAAAATGGATAAAATTATGTAGAAAAGTATTAAAAGATAATGGTACACTTTGGATAAGTGGAACTTTACACAACATCTATTCGATAGGTGTTGCTTTAGAATTAGAAGGATTTTCAATTATAAATAATATTACATGGCAAAAGACGAATCCTGCACCAAATTTAGCTTGTAGATGTTTTACACATTCAACTGAGACTATTTTATGGGCTAGAAAGCAATTGACTCCAAAAAAGAAAGGTAATCATTATTTTGATTACCAATTGATGAAAGAGATTAATGACGGAAAACAAATGAAAGATGTATGGAATATTCCACTTGTTTATAAAAACGAAAAGAAGTATGGAAAACATCCGACACAAAAGCCATTGCCATTGCTTGAAAGAATACTATTAGCTGCTTCTAAAGAGGGAGATCTTATTTTAGATCCATTTAATGGAAGTGGAACTACAGGGATAGCATGTAAAAATTTAAATAGAAGATATATTGGAATTGACGAATCCAAGGAATACTTGGATTTAACAATCAAAAGATTCGAGGAAAATAAAATATAA
- a CDS encoding RRXRR domain-containing protein, whose translation MNNSIIIRKVIKMNKKDVTIGFDLGIASVGWSIIDNKTNDILKLGSRLFQEREKAEDRRNFRNIRRRIRRRKYKKEKFINLDV comes from the coding sequence TTAAATAATAGTATTATTATTAGAAAGGTTATAAAAATGAATAAAAAAGATGTGACAATTGGATTTGACCTAGGGATTGCATCAGTTGGTTGGTCAATTATTGATAATAAAACAAATGATATATTAAAATTAGGATCAAGGCTTTTCCAGGAAAGAGAAAAAGCTGAAGACCGTCGCAATTTTAGAAATATTAGAAGAAGAATTAGAAGAAGAAAATATAAAAAAGAAAAATTTATTAATTTGGATGTGTAA
- the dnaG gene encoding DNA primase, which produces MSNKQNIWEYVLSKSDIVSIISDYVPLTKKGKNYVACCPFHDEKTPSFSVSPEKNIFKCFGCGKSGNVIKFVEYKDNVSALEATRRLAEKQALNISQYKDFYDKSGYTNEHFKILEVNKSASNFFRYQITFERTTKLEEYLKSRDLNDEIIKEFQIGFASKDKLIYDTLKEHQFDSFEIFNSSLILNYDNKNFFNDRLMFPIYDEGGNIVAFSARDITGLQEPKYLNSAETIVFKKNDVMFNYYHAKDDISKTNEVYLVEGQFDCIALYKAGIKNVVALMGTNLSLNNLKQFQNKTITFFLDNDEAGQNATLKNLKTILENNRTLNISINFVANYLNKDPDEIYKLDKGETLKRLCDNKIDIVEYLFRKVNEINETQNNANTKNIEYKKVFEYINLLEPSLELMLKDKVINNKVLNNDLYDYYKLNFKQRFESESKFYKPFSKERYNGLKTTLNKEYKYKANKDTIQNLNKLNNEYQFISNIVLLALENPKFINYFEDKRIKKIIKEAESVVKNNKEINNDILVNLIDKEFTLKKNKFYPFRKRNKETSDIKQKM; this is translated from the coding sequence ATGAGTAATAAGCAAAATATATGAGAGTATGTACTTTCTAAAAGCGACATTGTATCAATAATTTCTGACTATGTTCCATTAACAAAAAAAGGCAAAAATTATGTAGCTTGTTGTCCTTTTCACGATGAAAAAACACCATCTTTTAGTGTTAGTCCAGAAAAAAATATATTTAAATGTTTTGGTTGTGGAAAGTCTGGAAATGTAATCAAGTTTGTTGAATACAAAGATAATGTATCAGCCTTAGAAGCGACTAGGAGATTAGCTGAAAAGCAAGCTTTAAATATTTCGCAGTATAAAGATTTTTATGATAAAAGTGGTTATACTAATGAACATTTTAAAATTTTAGAAGTTAACAAAAGCGCTTCAAACTTTTTCAGATATCAAATTACGTTTGAAAGAACTACGAAGTTAGAAGAATATCTAAAGTCTAGGGATTTAAACGACGAAATTATCAAGGAATTTCAAATTGGTTTTGCTTCAAAAGATAAATTAATATATGACACTTTAAAAGAACACCAATTTGATTCTTTTGAAATTTTTAATTCTTCTTTAATTTTAAACTATGATAATAAGAATTTTTTCAATGATCGTTTAATGTTTCCTATTTATGATGAGGGCGGTAATATAGTTGCCTTTTCTGCCCGTGACATAACAGGATTACAAGAACCTAAATATTTAAATAGTGCGGAAACTATAGTATTTAAGAAAAATGATGTAATGTTCAATTATTATCATGCTAAAGATGATATTTCAAAAACAAACGAAGTTTATTTAGTCGAAGGACAATTTGACTGTATTGCATTATATAAAGCTGGTATTAAAAACGTTGTAGCTTTAATGGGTACAAACTTATCATTAAATAATTTAAAACAATTTCAAAATAAAACCATAACTTTTTTCTTAGATAATGATGAAGCAGGGCAAAATGCTACTTTAAAGAATCTTAAAACAATTTTAGAAAATAATAGAACTTTAAATATAAGCATTAACTTTGTGGCAAATTATTTAAATAAGGACCCGGATGAAATTTATAAATTAGATAAAGGTGAAACTTTAAAAAGATTATGTGATAACAAAATTGATATTGTTGAATACTTATTTAGAAAAGTTAATGAAATTAATGAAACTCAAAATAATGCTAATACAAAAAATATCGAATATAAAAAAGTTTTTGAATATATCAACTTATTAGAGCCTTCACTTGAACTTATGCTTAAAGATAAAGTAATTAATAATAAAGTTCTAAATAATGACTTATATGATTACTATAAATTAAATTTTAAGCAACGTTTTGAATCTGAAAGTAAATTTTATAAGCCTTTTTCAAAAGAGCGTTATAACGGCTTAAAAACCACCTTAAACAAAGAATATAAATACAAAGCAAATAAAGATACTATTCAAAACTTAAATAAACTAAATAATGAATATCAATTTATTTCTAATATAGTGCTTTTAGCTTTAGAGAATCCTAAATTTATAAATTATTTTGAAGATAAAAGAATCAAAAAAATTATTAAAGAAGCTGAAAGTGTAGTTAAAAATAACAAAGAGATAAATAATGATATTTTAGTTAATTTAATCGATAAAGAATTTACGCTTAAAAAAAATAAGTTTTATCCTTTTCGAAAGAGAAATAAAGAAACCTCAGATATTAAGCAAAAAATGTAA
- a CDS encoding Mbov_0395 family pilin-like conjugal transfer protein yields the protein MTGILVLAIMIIGAIAWFKASKADSDEERKQQLKKIKWLGLFIIFIVVAWGISGIVTTLLQNTWAVEAS from the coding sequence ATGACTGGTATTCTGGTATTAGCAATTATGATTATCGGTGCAATCGCCTGATTTAAAGCTTCTAAGGCTGATTCTGATGAAGAAAGAAAGCAACAACTAAAGAAAATAAAATGATTGGGATTATTTATTATCTTTATTGTTGTTGCGTGAGGAATTTCTGGAATTGTAACTACATTGTTACAAAACACTTGAGCAGTAGAAGCATCATAA
- a CDS encoding conjugal transfer protein, translating to MKTNGIVILGIIFLAIIALLGLILLLSEYRGCFSKDIRVKTNARLMYKKQWIITLIIVIFAIWGAIALGGYLASANWNIESTSKIS from the coding sequence ATGAAAACAAACGGAATAGTAATTTTAGGGATTATATTTCTTGCGATTATCGCTTTATTAGGATTAATTTTGCTATTAAGTGAATATCGTGGATGTTTTTCAAAAGATATTAGGGTAAAAACTAATGCACGATTAATGTATAAAAAACAGTGAATAATTACCTTGATTATTGTGATATTTGCAATTTGAGGCGCAATCGCTTTAGGTGGATATTTAGCTTCCGCTAATTGAAATATCGAAAGCACAAGCAAAATTAGTTAA
- a CDS encoding type IV secretory system conjugative DNA transfer family protein codes for MKKRTVLNDKTKIILSSIFSFVIWPAVAFFLIATLMLFIQTKSFKLVSEWIGQKRSYFNDVLNFWKINNTYRNLGILFIFIGSGLLMLIFNFHMVVNKLKNKIAKKRDEEFSQWLYNQITQEGNFNKFKKKFKLRIPNFILGNLALKKTRFNYYVNNSDAHAICLGISGSKKTEKVVIPNLHYNATLENDKKPNIIITDPKKQILSRTGNMFLENGYNITVFDFNDFQKSLCWNPLEKIWNTLHLKKLEDLTDIDYSLAFEQIYEIVNNLNFGNSANSSESTIWVDNGKNAVVAVLKFLLIYSLEDPKFELKYFTLANILPFLNLKEFKDGYWLKIIFWKQTKNIYWKKLFDEVYALSSTVKETLSGYLANAYKAVQVFSSNLNVNKITSNITFSIRKTIRDVSKPFVIFICFPDHKDIYNNLISLLITQIYQEAIDYANSLPSQKLKRMLQFYLEEFNSLYLPNIPDWMAISRSRNILFLLVIQDYEQLQKYTISGKSGKAIISQARLTYLLETNSMETLKAFSESLGQKIVERESTTKNKDNTSITISESKETLMSISDLKYKDADATIISSGGNKPILLNLKPAYEYLKYADYEHNTSYITIDNNETWDFSKMEPLSFSIHDEKTLYNRLEIADIKHTDININDEFLKAVSKLEDSREKLICSMNVNKEINNE; via the coding sequence ATGAAAAAACGAACTGTTTTAAACGATAAAACTAAAATAATTTTAAGTTCTATTTTTTCTTTTGTTATTTGACCGGCTGTAGCATTCTTTTTGATAGCAACATTAATGCTATTTATTCAAACCAAAAGTTTTAAATTAGTTTCCGAGTGAATAGGACAAAAAAGAAGTTATTTTAATGATGTTTTAAATTTTTGAAAGATTAACAACACCTATCGTAATTTAGGAATATTATTTATTTTTATCGGTTCTGGTTTGCTTATGTTAATTTTTAATTTTCATATGGTTGTTAATAAATTGAAAAATAAAATAGCGAAGAAACGTGATGAGGAGTTTTCACAATGGCTTTATAATCAAATAACTCAAGAAGGAAACTTTAATAAGTTTAAAAAGAAGTTTAAGTTAAGAATTCCTAATTTTATTCTTGGTAATTTAGCCTTGAAGAAAACTAGATTTAACTATTATGTTAATAACTCAGATGCTCATGCAATTTGTTTAGGAATTTCCGGGTCTAAAAAAACAGAAAAAGTAGTTATTCCGAATTTACACTATAATGCAACATTAGAAAATGATAAAAAACCTAATATTATTATTACCGACCCTAAAAAACAAATACTTTCCAGAACGGGGAATATGTTTCTAGAAAATGGTTATAACATCACGGTTTTTGATTTTAATGATTTTCAAAAGTCTTTATGTTGGAATCCATTAGAAAAAATATGAAACACTTTACATTTAAAAAAATTAGAGGATTTAACTGATATCGACTATTCACTAGCTTTCGAGCAAATATATGAAATAGTAAATAACTTAAATTTTGGTAATAGTGCTAATTCTTCTGAAAGTACTATTTGAGTTGATAACGGGAAGAATGCTGTTGTTGCTGTATTAAAGTTTTTATTAATTTATTCTTTAGAAGATCCAAAATTTGAACTTAAATATTTTACGTTAGCTAACATTTTACCTTTTTTAAACTTAAAGGAATTTAAGGATGGTTATTGACTTAAAATTATTTTTTGAAAACAAACAAAAAATATTTATTGAAAAAAACTTTTTGATGAGGTTTACGCTTTAAGTTCAACGGTTAAAGAAACATTATCTGGATACTTAGCTAACGCTTATAAAGCTGTACAAGTTTTCTCTTCTAATTTAAATGTTAATAAAATTACAAGTAATATTACTTTTAGTATTCGTAAAACAATTAGAGATGTTAGTAAACCATTTGTTATTTTTATTTGTTTTCCTGATCATAAAGATATTTACAATAATTTAATTAGTTTATTAATAACTCAAATTTATCAAGAGGCGATTGATTATGCTAATTCTTTACCTTCACAAAAATTAAAAAGAATGCTTCAATTTTACTTAGAAGAATTTAACAGCTTATATTTACCTAATATTCCTGATTGAATGGCTATTTCCCGTTCTAGAAATATTCTATTTTTATTAGTTATTCAAGATTATGAACAACTTCAAAAATATACTATTAGTGGAAAAAGTGGGAAGGCAATTATTTCCCAGGCTAGATTAACATATTTATTAGAAACTAATAGTATGGAAACTTTGAAAGCCTTTTCTGAAAGTTTAGGACAAAAAATAGTAGAAAGAGAATCTACTACAAAAAATAAAGATAATACTTCAATTACAATATCAGAATCAAAAGAAACTTTAATGTCAATATCAGATCTTAAATATAAGGATGCTGATGCGACAATTATTTCATCGGGCGGCAATAAGCCTATTTTATTAAATCTTAAACCAGCTTATGAATATTTAAAGTATGCTGATTATGAACATAATACAAGTTATATCACAATCGATAATAACGAAACGTGAGACTTTTCTAAAATGGAACCATTATCTTTTTCCATCCACGATGAAAAAACACTTTATAATAGGCTAGAAATTGCTGATATTAAGCACACTGATATTAATATTAACGATGAATTTCTAAAAGCAGTTTCTAAGCTTGAGGATTCAAGAGAAAAATTAATATGTTCAATGAATGTAAATAAGGAGATAAATAATGAGTAA
- a CDS encoding MAG3960 family lipoprotein, producing the protein MKLKKLLLPGALLTSSIAAAITTSCFWDTIPKRPNPGDQEQEGPNPSPNPGYPDDFKPISEPVVKWSYNGINYLVAKDDKINRKRVFYADMVMFNDSKEFKKLLPTYEQYEAVKNLTDNEFPTFAGASQFIRSLDPYKRNLIWISKGDKNSLDPKNFTILVKKVLRLMEESRISEVLLNQSGESFFNVATQKSIEDVKRLFMSAPDEGTKLSWALKDKSGLFPSIDYDIPYDYNHPEGHRTTNINRKLFHVPSGLWKMQKNFDISGNWEANPQFLYREFEARKIEPQNKAIDFDPYDYMWINKAKVYGMQLPLYNMLISYLKVLKAFTNAINAKEYPTLDDINDNGSIINPNKSLRENFFVKTKANNNQSIFQLLMTLENDVLEYMKLKNIMGFTAEAWNSPNMQMFPGGANYNNYETDFRDAYVWAHYQYHNFIQPLRIVLDNNIVYVENKYEDAFVKNTFNKPYYEMIWNNIKFLDKLDKPRVISQSEAESKFNEIVKDFSKKFGWKYK; encoded by the coding sequence ATGAAATTAAAAAAACTATTATTACCAGGAGCTTTGCTTACTTCTTCAATTGCAGCTGCTATAACTACTTCGTGTTTTTGGGACACAATTCCTAAGAGACCTAATCCAGGAGATCAAGAGCAGGAAGGACCTAATCCTTCACCTAATCCTGGATATCCTGATGACTTTAAGCCTATTTCTGAGCCAGTTGTAAAATGAAGTTATAATGGCATAAATTATTTAGTAGCAAAAGATGATAAAATAAACCGTAAAAGGGTTTTTTATGCCGATATGGTAATGTTTAACGATTCTAAAGAATTTAAAAAATTACTACCTACATATGAACAATATGAAGCGGTAAAAAACTTAACTGATAATGAGTTTCCGACTTTTGCTGGTGCTTCACAATTTATTCGTAGCTTAGACCCTTATAAACGAAATTTAATTTGGATTTCTAAAGGTGATAAAAACTCATTAGACCCTAAAAATTTCACAATATTAGTCAAAAAAGTTTTACGCTTAATGGAAGAATCAAGAATATCTGAAGTTTTATTAAACCAAAGTGGTGAATCGTTTTTTAATGTTGCAACGCAAAAGTCTATAGAAGACGTAAAAAGGCTTTTTATGTCAGCACCAGATGAAGGAACAAAACTAAGCTGAGCATTAAAAGATAAAAGTGGCTTATTCCCTTCTATTGATTATGATATTCCATACGATTATAATCATCCTGAGGGTCATCGAACAACTAATATTAATAGAAAACTTTTTCATGTGCCTTCTGGGCTTTGAAAAATGCAAAAAAACTTTGACATTTCGGGGAATTGAGAGGCTAATCCACAGTTTTTATATCGTGAATTTGAAGCGAGAAAAATTGAACCACAGAATAAAGCTATAGATTTTGATCCATATGATTATATGTGAATTAATAAGGCTAAGGTTTATGGTATGCAACTTCCATTATATAATATGCTAATAAGTTATTTAAAGGTTTTAAAGGCTTTTACAAATGCAATTAATGCTAAGGAATATCCGACTTTAGATGATATTAATGATAATGGTTCGATTATTAATCCAAATAAGAGCTTAAGAGAAAACTTTTTCGTTAAAACTAAAGCTAACAATAATCAGAGTATTTTTCAATTATTAATGACATTAGAAAATGATGTTTTAGAGTATATGAAGTTAAAGAATATAATGGGCTTTACCGCCGAAGCGTGAAACTCACCTAATATGCAAATGTTCCCTGGCGGTGCTAATTATAATAATTATGAAACTGATTTTCGTGACGCGTATGTATGAGCACATTATCAATATCATAACTTTATTCAACCCTTAAGAATAGTTTTAGATAATAATATCGTGTATGTTGAAAATAAATACGAAGATGCTTTCGTAAAAAATACATTTAATAAGCCTTATTATGAAATGATTTGAAATAATATTAAATTCCTTGATAAATTAGATAAGCCTAGAGTAATTTCCCAAAGCGAAGCTGAAAGTAAATTTAATGAAATAGTTAAAGACTTTTCTAAGAAATTTGGATGAAAATATAAATAA